In Listeria monocytogenes, the following proteins share a genomic window:
- a CDS encoding putative minor capsid protein: MKVVKPITNAPPLPLDWLIHNISYEAYKEEGRHNEVGYEKGIEIEHVRVDFSKSNQIAGLSDSDRYDAVIFIDAVNSMNVPYDFISRSRIFFSGKAYKIVKVIPCYATSNSVHHWEIEVV; this comes from the coding sequence ATGAAAGTAGTAAAACCGATAACAAACGCCCCTCCGTTACCTCTCGATTGGTTAATTCATAACATAAGCTATGAAGCGTATAAAGAAGAAGGTAGACACAATGAGGTCGGTTATGAAAAAGGCATTGAGATTGAACATGTTCGTGTCGATTTCTCAAAATCAAATCAAATCGCGGGATTATCTGATAGTGATAGATATGACGCGGTTATTTTTATTGATGCAGTGAACAGCATGAACGTGCCATATGATTTTATAAGTAGATCGAGAATTTTTTTCTCTGGAAAAGCTTATAAGATTGTTAAAGTTATACCTTGCTATGCCACTTCTAATAGCGTGCATCATTGGGAAATCGAGGTGGTTTGA
- a CDS encoding ArpU family phage packaging/lysis transcriptional regulator, whose product MGQLFNLPQVEDINYIQTVRAVRKFFKDYLMLRVMAGSRKLPTMTTTYKLTPPNFSNEFHSKVEDAAIHNVDNVHAAQEAVKKYDAILNQLEHIHRKILFEKFIHNLQDITIMLDIPYEERQYKREKRKAVIELATTLGIEVLN is encoded by the coding sequence ATGGGACAACTATTCAATCTACCACAAGTTGAAGATATTAACTACATTCAGACAGTCAGAGCAGTAAGAAAGTTCTTTAAAGACTATTTAATGCTGCGAGTGATGGCAGGAAGTCGTAAATTGCCAACAATGACGACAACATACAAATTAACGCCACCGAATTTCAGTAATGAATTTCATTCAAAAGTAGAAGATGCTGCAATTCATAATGTCGATAACGTTCATGCGGCACAAGAAGCGGTTAAAAAATACGATGCTATTTTGAATCAACTTGAGCACATTCATAGAAAGATACTCTTTGAGAAGTTCATTCATAACTTACAAGATATAACTATTATGCTTGATATTCCTTACGAAGAAAGGCAATACAAAAGAGAGAAACGGAAGGCTGTTATTGAATTAGCAACAACACTTGGGATTGAAGTGCTAAATTGA
- a CDS encoding major capsid protein — translation MANEITKLLDVVTPEVFNAYMDNFTSEKSAIIQSGIAVADPSVAQNITAGGLLVNMPFWNDLDGEDETLGDGEKGLETGKITASADIAAVMYRGRGWSVNELAAVISGDDPLDALMGKIASWWMRREQTVLISVLNGLFAKNGALASSHLLSKPTSAISGNLVLDAKQLLGDSSDRLSLMVMHSAVYTALQKQNLIAFIPNARGEVNIPTYLGYRVVVDDGVPSTGTGAAKVYTSYLFATGSIGRNIGNPAKLTTFETARDASKGNDQVFTRRAFTMHPYGVKFKNAVRDANEITPTNADLAKAGNWEKVYEDKQIGIVGIQHLVEELPASGA, via the coding sequence ATGGCAAATGAAATCACAAAATTATTAGACGTAGTAACACCAGAGGTTTTTAATGCGTACATGGATAACTTCACATCTGAAAAATCAGCAATTATCCAATCGGGAATCGCAGTTGCTGATCCAAGCGTTGCGCAAAATATTACAGCGGGCGGGTTACTTGTTAATATGCCGTTTTGGAACGATTTAGACGGCGAAGATGAAACTTTAGGTGACGGTGAAAAAGGACTAGAAACAGGTAAAATTACGGCTAGCGCTGACATTGCGGCGGTAATGTATCGTGGGCGCGGCTGGTCAGTCAACGAACTTGCGGCGGTCATTTCAGGAGACGACCCTTTAGACGCTTTAATGGGCAAAATCGCTTCTTGGTGGATGCGTCGAGAGCAAACTGTACTAATTTCCGTGTTAAATGGACTGTTCGCTAAAAACGGTGCATTGGCAAGTTCCCACTTGCTATCAAAACCAACATCTGCAATTTCGGGGAATTTAGTATTAGATGCAAAACAGCTTCTTGGAGATTCTTCGGATCGTTTAAGCTTAATGGTTATGCATTCAGCGGTTTATACAGCCTTGCAAAAACAAAACTTAATTGCATTTATTCCAAATGCTCGTGGGGAAGTCAATATCCCAACTTATTTAGGATATCGTGTAGTTGTAGACGACGGAGTGCCTTCCACAGGAACAGGAGCAGCAAAAGTATACACTTCATATTTATTTGCAACAGGTTCCATCGGAAGAAACATAGGGAACCCAGCTAAGTTAACAACATTTGAAACAGCTCGTGATGCTTCTAAAGGTAATGACCAAGTGTTTACTCGACGTGCTTTCACAATGCACCCATATGGAGTTAAATTTAAAAATGCAGTTCGTGATGCTAACGAAATCACTCCAACAAATGCGGACCTAGCAAAAGCTGGAAACTGGGAAAAAGTTTACGAAGATAAACAAATCGGTATCGTTGGTATTCAGCATCTAGTTGAAGAATTACCAGCTAGCGGAGCATGA
- a CDS encoding YopX family protein codes for MRDIEYRAFVKETKKMLPVTDLCFNETEAVGVSGCGNAKCTLCVDWYSFDDAVLMQYTERQDIHNNKIFEKDIATCQFFDKKITGLIEFIEYMWAVNDRKNQRLYQLNEVSNIEVVGNVEENPELLEEQ; via the coding sequence ATGAGAGACATTGAATATAGAGCGTTTGTAAAAGAAACTAAGAAAATGCTTCCAGTCACTGATTTGTGCTTTAACGAAACAGAAGCTGTAGGTGTGAGCGGTTGTGGTAATGCGAAATGTACGCTGTGCGTCGACTGGTACAGCTTTGATGATGCCGTACTGATGCAATATACAGAAAGGCAAGACATTCACAACAATAAAATATTTGAAAAGGACATTGCAACTTGTCAGTTTTTCGACAAAAAAATTACTGGTCTTATTGAGTTCATCGAATATATGTGGGCAGTGAATGATCGCAAGAATCAACGACTATATCAGTTGAACGAAGTTAGCAATATTGAAGTTGTTGGAAATGTGGAAGAAAATCCGGAATTATTGGAGGAACAGTAA
- a CDS encoding DUF1064 domain-containing protein codes for MRRNIRRSSLTRRTSTRSKYNAKKVVIDNIKFDSKAEAAYYQQLKLLKMTGEVVSFDLQPEFVLQESFRKNGKLYRAIKYKADFLVRYSDGHEELIDIKGMLTKEFRIKQKLFELRYMQSIKCLKLKGRNFVEV; via the coding sequence TTGAGGCGAAATATACGGCGTTCGTCATTAACGAGGCGAACGAGTACGCGAAGTAAATATAATGCGAAGAAAGTTGTTATTGACAATATAAAGTTCGATAGCAAAGCGGAAGCAGCATATTATCAGCAATTGAAACTATTAAAAATGACTGGTGAAGTAGTGAGTTTCGATTTACAGCCAGAATTTGTGCTACAAGAAAGCTTTCGGAAAAATGGGAAACTGTATCGAGCGATTAAATATAAAGCTGATTTTCTCGTTCGTTACAGTGATGGACATGAGGAATTAATCGACATAAAAGGCATGTTAACAAAAGAGTTTCGAATCAAACAAAAACTTTTCGAACTGCGTTATATGCAATCAATTAAGTGTTTGAAGCTGAAAGGGCGAAATTTCGTGGAGGTGTGA
- a CDS encoding phage scaffolding protein, whose protein sequence is MQREYLKGLGLEDEVINKVMAENGKDITAAKQQLSEVEAERDGLKSQLTQRDKDIDDLKKDSGTSEELKKQIEDLQQKNTDLESNYQSEIAETKKNSAIELALASAKAKNPKAVRALLDNDKLELTDEGLKGLDEQLGALQESDAYLFAQESEAVPKFGFSGNPTAPAGFSGSLKENLKSDSFNLTKFLTEKGESE, encoded by the coding sequence ATGCAAAGAGAATATTTAAAGGGTTTAGGCTTGGAGGATGAAGTCATTAATAAAGTGATGGCTGAAAACGGTAAGGACATTACAGCTGCTAAACAACAATTATCTGAGGTGGAAGCAGAGAGAGACGGCTTAAAAAGCCAGCTAACACAACGGGACAAAGATATTGACGATTTGAAAAAAGATTCTGGTACTAGTGAAGAATTGAAAAAACAAATCGAGGACTTGCAGCAAAAAAATACAGATTTAGAGTCCAATTACCAATCTGAAATTGCCGAAACCAAAAAGAATTCAGCTATTGAACTGGCACTTGCTAGTGCAAAAGCGAAAAATCCAAAGGCGGTAAGAGCACTTTTGGATAACGACAAACTAGAATTAACAGATGAAGGGTTGAAAGGCCTTGACGAACAGCTAGGAGCATTGCAGGAAAGCGATGCTTATTTGTTTGCTCAAGAAAGCGAAGCGGTTCCGAAATTTGGATTCAGTGGCAATCCAACAGCTCCGGCTGGTTTCAGCGGTTCGTTGAAGGAAAATTTAAAATCAGATTCATTTAATTTAACAAAATTTTTAACAGAAAAAGGAGAGAGTGAATAA
- a CDS encoding phage portal protein produces MINQIIASVKGVMRRMGLLKALKDVKDHKKVNANDEDYKYIDMWKRLYQGHYAEWHNLNYEHNGNPVNRRQLSMNLPKVTAKYMSKLLFNEKVKINIDDKAAEEFVLNVLKTNGFTKNMERYIEYGEAMGGFVIKVYHDGNKNVKVSFATADCMYPLSNDSENVDECVISNSFHKNDKYYTLLEWLEWKGEKVEVYTVTTELYQSDDPNELGTKVSLALLFDDIEPVASLSKFTRPTFTYIKPNIANNKNLTSPLGISIYANALDTLKTLDLMFDSYYQEFKLGKKKVLVPSSFVKTAVNLDGSTSQYFDSTDEAFFLYQGDQDADGKSVKDISVEIRSTEFIESINAMLRIYAMQVGLSAGTFTFDENGLKTATEVVSEKSETYQTKNSHSQLIEQGIKEMIVSILEVGKFIEAYSGDIVELDTITVDFDDSIAQDEDTTINRYTTAKNQGMIPLKIALQRAWNITDAEAEEWKEEIEKDARAEIPGNDLSGLLGDIELPDENADGTLEASAVAGETIQEVSLNGAQITSLVNIVQSVAKGELPYNSALEMIVAAFPFDEEKARKILADAGNGFTIKEKEKTSKKEVD; encoded by the coding sequence TTGATTAATCAAATAATCGCAAGCGTGAAAGGAGTGATGCGGAGAATGGGACTATTGAAAGCACTGAAAGATGTAAAAGACCATAAAAAAGTAAATGCTAATGATGAAGATTATAAGTATATTGACATGTGGAAACGGCTGTATCAAGGTCATTACGCCGAATGGCATAATCTCAATTATGAGCATAATGGCAATCCGGTTAACAGACGTCAATTATCTATGAATTTGCCGAAAGTTACAGCTAAGTACATGTCTAAACTTCTTTTTAATGAGAAAGTGAAAATCAATATTGATGATAAAGCCGCTGAGGAATTCGTGCTTAATGTATTGAAAACGAACGGTTTTACAAAAAATATGGAGCGTTACATTGAGTACGGCGAAGCGATGGGCGGTTTTGTGATAAAGGTTTACCACGACGGCAATAAAAACGTCAAAGTTTCATTTGCGACAGCTGATTGTATGTATCCTTTGTCAAATGATAGCGAGAATGTAGACGAATGTGTTATATCTAATAGTTTTCATAAAAACGATAAATATTATACGTTGCTCGAATGGCTCGAATGGAAAGGGGAGAAAGTAGAAGTATACACAGTCACAACGGAGTTATACCAATCAGACGACCCGAACGAGCTTGGTACAAAAGTAAGTTTAGCGTTACTGTTTGATGATATTGAGCCTGTTGCGTCATTGTCAAAGTTTACACGTCCGACATTTACTTATATCAAACCTAACATTGCGAATAACAAGAATCTAACGAGCCCGCTCGGCATTTCCATTTATGCTAATGCATTAGACACATTAAAAACGCTTGATTTGATGTTCGATTCATACTATCAAGAATTTAAATTAGGCAAAAAGAAAGTGTTGGTGCCTTCGAGCTTCGTTAAAACGGCTGTTAACTTGGATGGCTCGACTTCACAGTATTTCGATTCAACTGATGAAGCATTCTTTTTATATCAAGGTGACCAGGATGCAGATGGTAAATCAGTAAAAGATATATCTGTAGAGATTCGTTCAACTGAGTTTATCGAGTCTATAAACGCAATGCTACGCATTTATGCGATGCAAGTTGGATTATCTGCTGGCACATTCACTTTCGATGAAAACGGCTTAAAAACAGCTACAGAAGTTGTAAGCGAGAAGTCAGAAACCTATCAAACTAAAAACAGTCATTCGCAACTAATCGAGCAAGGCATAAAAGAAATGATTGTGAGCATTCTTGAGGTCGGGAAATTTATTGAGGCATATTCTGGCGATATAGTTGAGTTAGACACGATTACAGTCGATTTTGACGACTCTATAGCGCAAGACGAAGATACAACTATCAATCGTTATACTACTGCGAAAAACCAAGGTATGATTCCGCTGAAAATTGCTTTACAGCGTGCTTGGAATATTACCGATGCAGAAGCGGAAGAGTGGAAAGAAGAGATAGAAAAAGATGCACGAGCAGAAATTCCGGGGAATGATTTATCTGGATTGTTGGGAGATATTGAGCTACCAGATGAAAACGCGGACGGGACATTAGAAGCTAGTGCTGTTGCAGGCGAAACTATTCAAGAGGTGTCACTAAACGGCGCTCAAATAACTTCATTAGTCAATATAGTTCAATCAGTGGCTAAAGGAGAGCTTCCTTATAATTCAGCACTTGAAATGATTGTTGCTGCATTTCCATTTGATGAAGAAAAAGCGAGAAAGATTTTAGCGGATGCTGGCAATGGCTTCACTATCAAAGAGAAGGAAAAGACTTCTAAAAAGGAAGTGGATTAG
- a CDS encoding terminase small subunit produces MKLTEKQKRFADEYIKCGNATEAARLAGYSSKTANRIATENLSKPVIKGYIDKVLSELEEKRVMGYTEAMQLFTEIARGEMEEEVIVSNGDGFSVVTKSADINQRVSALKEIVKRHVAGGRDKLQEELIQAQINKLRADTKQESNQGTTTIIMSNVDEMQAYLDKKAGGTDERDDTQTTN; encoded by the coding sequence GTGAAACTAACCGAAAAACAAAAACGATTTGCAGATGAATATATAAAGTGCGGTAATGCTACAGAAGCCGCTCGCCTTGCTGGTTATAGCTCGAAAACGGCTAATCGTATAGCGACCGAAAACTTGTCAAAACCAGTTATAAAAGGCTATATAGACAAGGTTTTAAGTGAACTCGAAGAAAAGCGAGTGATGGGCTATACAGAGGCTATGCAATTATTCACCGAAATAGCTCGAGGTGAAATGGAAGAAGAAGTAATTGTTTCGAATGGAGATGGCTTTTCCGTCGTTACAAAGAGTGCTGACATCAATCAACGGGTATCAGCGCTAAAAGAGATTGTTAAGCGCCATGTAGCAGGCGGCAGAGACAAATTACAAGAAGAGCTTATTCAAGCGCAAATCAATAAGTTAAGAGCAGATACAAAGCAAGAAAGCAATCAAGGAACAACAACAATTATCATGTCGAACGTTGATGAAATGCAAGCCTACCTTGACAAAAAGGCAGGTGGCACCGATGAACGCGACGATACACAAACAACTAATTGA
- a CDS encoding NUMOD4 domain-containing protein, whose amino-acid sequence MEIWKDVPGYELIYQASNEGNIRTHEEKTTFSSKHGKRRWKQRILKQKQDKGGYKRVSLWKNGNSKDYLVHRIIALTFIPQIPNKTLINHKDCNPSNNNVNNLEWCNYRENLLHAFDNRLNENAQAIVLVNSKTKETKYFRSKTEASRFLGKSHGYISQKLKEGSTVIGNFELFERISKN is encoded by the coding sequence ATGGAAATTTGGAAGGATGTACCAGGATATGAATTAATCTATCAAGCTAGTAACGAAGGTAATATAAGAACGCATGAAGAAAAAACTACATTTTCAAGTAAACACGGAAAGCGCAGATGGAAGCAAAGAATTTTAAAACAGAAGCAAGATAAAGGTGGATATAAACGCGTTTCTCTATGGAAGAATGGAAATAGTAAGGATTATTTAGTTCATAGGATTATTGCATTAACGTTTATTCCGCAAATACCAAATAAAACCTTAATTAACCATAAAGATTGTAACCCAAGTAATAATAACGTTAATAACCTAGAATGGTGTAATTATAGAGAAAATTTATTACACGCATTCGACAATCGTTTAAATGAAAACGCACAAGCCATAGTCTTGGTTAATTCTAAAACTAAAGAAACTAAATATTTCCGGAGCAAAACAGAAGCTAGTCGCTTTTTAGGGAAAAGCCACGGTTATATATCACAAAAGCTCAAAGAAGGAAGCACCGTTATTGGCAATTTTGAACTATTCGAAAGGATTTCTAAAAATTAA
- a CDS encoding phage minor capsid protein, with translation MALTPRQLDLFVQPVVDVYTTLENELFTLIVRRLKTKKNISADNVLAWQIEKLNQVHALDQQMINKISKASGVSTKKLFSIVKDAGYSDLKQVDNYFSKLAEAGAVLPLVGDGQTIVDKVMRSYFKLAQSNYKRINQTMLSQARQIYSDIIHETTQSVLAGLKTHRQALAETVTKFAENGVPALVDKANKRWTPEAYVRTVTRTTVNSVYNSIEDERMNEFGVDLVRISQHIGARPTCSIIQGKVICLLSVEETRSKYGNKYMSIYSPELRYGYGDGVFGCNCRHHRFAFIEGINIAPDESELVDEEENKRVYMLSQQQRLMERDIRAAKRKLSAAEELGDELAVKKAKQAVRTKQSKLRTFVKTHNLTRQYSREKVYA, from the coding sequence ATGGCACTAACTCCACGACAACTTGACTTATTTGTGCAACCGGTCGTTGATGTATACACAACGCTCGAAAATGAACTGTTCACTCTTATTGTTAGACGATTGAAAACAAAGAAAAATATCAGCGCTGACAATGTGTTGGCTTGGCAAATAGAAAAACTTAATCAAGTTCATGCACTAGATCAGCAAATGATAAATAAAATTTCCAAAGCTTCCGGCGTTTCGACTAAGAAGCTTTTTTCTATTGTCAAAGACGCAGGATATAGCGATTTAAAACAAGTAGATAACTATTTCAGTAAATTAGCCGAAGCAGGTGCTGTGTTGCCGCTTGTGGGTGACGGGCAAACGATAGTCGATAAAGTAATGAGAAGTTATTTTAAGTTAGCGCAAAGCAACTATAAGCGCATCAATCAAACGATGTTATCGCAAGCAAGACAAATATACTCAGATATCATACACGAAACGACACAGAGCGTCTTAGCCGGTTTAAAAACACATAGACAAGCATTAGCTGAAACAGTAACTAAATTCGCTGAAAATGGCGTTCCTGCGCTTGTAGATAAAGCTAATAAGCGGTGGACACCTGAAGCATACGTCCGAACCGTTACAAGAACAACCGTCAACAGCGTTTATAACAGCATTGAAGACGAGCGAATGAATGAATTCGGCGTTGATTTAGTGCGTATTTCGCAACACATAGGCGCTCGACCAACATGTTCAATCATTCAAGGCAAAGTTATCTGTTTGTTATCTGTTGAAGAAACTCGCTCAAAATATGGCAATAAATACATGTCTATTTATTCACCAGAATTGCGGTATGGATACGGTGATGGTGTTTTCGGTTGTAATTGCCGTCATCATCGTTTTGCTTTTATTGAAGGCATTAACATTGCGCCGGACGAGAGCGAGCTAGTAGACGAAGAAGAAAACAAACGCGTTTATATGTTGAGTCAGCAACAACGATTGATGGAACGTGATATAAGAGCAGCTAAACGCAAATTATCAGCTGCCGAAGAGCTCGGTGATGAACTAGCAGTTAAAAAGGCTAAACAAGCTGTTAGAACGAAGCAAAGCAAGCTAAGGACATTTGTAAAAACGCACAATTTAACAAGACAGTATAGCAGAGAAAAAGTATATGCCTAA
- the ssb gene encoding single-stranded DNA-binding protein: MMNRVVLVGRLTKDPDLRYTPAGVAVATFTLAVNRPFKNAQGEQEADFINCVVWRKPAENVANFLKKGSMAGVDGRIQTRNYEDSDGKRVFVTEVVAESVQFLEPRNHAEGDTSNNYQNQANYSNNNQTSSYRADTSQKSDSFANEGKPIDINPDDLPF; encoded by the coding sequence ATGATGAATCGTGTAGTACTTGTAGGACGACTAACGAAAGACCCGGATTTAAGATACACACCAGCAGGCGTAGCTGTTGCGACTTTTACGCTAGCAGTAAATCGCCCATTTAAAAATGCACAAGGAGAACAAGAAGCAGATTTCATTAATTGTGTTGTTTGGCGTAAACCAGCAGAAAACGTTGCTAATTTCTTGAAGAAAGGAAGCATGGCGGGCGTTGATGGACGAATTCAAACCCGTAATTACGAGGATAGCGACGGTAAACGAGTTTTCGTTACAGAAGTAGTTGCTGAGTCAGTTCAATTCTTAGAGCCTAGAAACCACGCAGAGGGCGATACATCGAATAATTACCAAAATCAAGCTAATTATTCAAACAACAATCAAACAAGCTCATATCGAGCGGATACGAGCCAGAAGAGCGATTCATTTGCAAACGAAGGTAAGCCGATTGATATTAATCCGGATGATTTACCTTTCTAA
- a CDS encoding minor capsid protein — MPIKVRVDLSKAKGSVKKAKERGQFALINQAAADIALYVPFLEGDLSNQYVIMNDKEIMWTSIYARRLYNGINFNFTLSHHPLAGPKWDQRAKVDKLESWIEVAQKAVEEGL, encoded by the coding sequence ATGCCGATTAAAGTACGTGTGGACCTCTCAAAAGCAAAAGGGAGCGTAAAAAAGGCGAAAGAAAGAGGTCAGTTTGCTTTAATTAACCAAGCGGCTGCGGATATTGCGCTTTATGTGCCGTTTTTGGAGGGTGATTTATCAAATCAATACGTTATTATGAACGACAAAGAAATAATGTGGACATCTATTTATGCACGGAGACTCTACAACGGAATAAACTTCAATTTCACACTCTCACATCATCCGTTAGCTGGTCCTAAATGGGACCAACGTGCAAAAGTAGATAAGCTAGAAAGTTGGATAGAAGTAGCACAAAAAGCGGTTGAGGAGGGACTATAA
- a CDS encoding PBSX family phage terminase large subunit, which produces MNATIHKQLIDYQVINVTDMINPAFYDLWLSKHNHIIAKGGRSSMKSSVISLKLVEKKMANPQSNMVCLRKVANTLYKSVYQQIKWALYEMGVADQFNFGKSPMEIIHKKWGTGFYFSGCDDPAKLKSMKIPVGYVSALWFEELAEFSGVTDIDVVEDTFIREDLPDNQEVTTYMSFNPPRNPYEWVNEYVDNRRSDDDYLIHHTTYLNDEKGFLSKQIIKKIEKYKKNDFDYYRWMYLGEVIGLGDNVYNMNLFQSLNAIPADDRLILIDFAIDTGHQVSATTCLAFGLTAKRNVILLDTYYYSPANQVVKKAPSDYSKELREFMTKVVKMYSVPVDTQTVDSAEGGLRNQYYKDYGISLHPVAKSKKVDMVDFACDLLAQGRFYYLDIQENQIFIEEHRKYQWDVKTVNTDKPEVIKEDDHTCDAFQYYVKDNLRKLGLKY; this is translated from the coding sequence ATGAACGCGACGATACACAAACAACTAATTGATTACCAGGTTATCAATGTAACAGATATGATTAATCCTGCTTTTTATGACTTGTGGCTATCTAAACATAATCACATCATAGCCAAGGGCGGACGTTCTTCTATGAAGTCGTCTGTTATCAGTTTAAAGCTAGTTGAGAAGAAAATGGCTAATCCGCAATCTAATATGGTGTGTCTTCGTAAAGTAGCTAATACACTTTATAAGTCAGTCTATCAGCAGATTAAATGGGCTTTATATGAAATGGGCGTTGCGGACCAATTTAACTTCGGTAAATCACCAATGGAAATTATCCACAAAAAATGGGGAACCGGCTTTTATTTTTCTGGTTGTGATGATCCAGCAAAGCTTAAATCTATGAAAATACCGGTCGGTTATGTTAGCGCTCTTTGGTTCGAGGAATTAGCCGAATTTTCCGGTGTGACTGATATTGATGTGGTAGAAGATACATTTATCCGCGAAGATTTACCAGATAATCAAGAAGTTACAACGTACATGTCATTTAACCCGCCTCGAAATCCTTATGAGTGGGTGAATGAATATGTAGATAATAGACGAAGTGACGATGATTATTTAATACATCACACCACTTACTTGAATGATGAAAAAGGCTTTTTATCTAAGCAAATCATTAAGAAGATTGAGAAATACAAGAAGAACGACTTCGATTATTATAGATGGATGTATTTAGGTGAAGTAATTGGTCTTGGCGATAATGTTTATAACATGAACCTGTTTCAATCGCTTAATGCTATTCCTGCGGATGACAGGCTTATTTTAATTGACTTTGCTATTGATACAGGACATCAAGTTTCAGCTACTACGTGTTTAGCTTTCGGGCTTACAGCAAAGCGAAATGTAATTTTATTAGACACGTACTATTATAGCCCCGCAAACCAAGTGGTTAAGAAAGCGCCTAGCGATTACTCAAAAGAGCTGAGAGAGTTCATGACTAAAGTTGTGAAAATGTACAGCGTTCCAGTTGATACGCAGACAGTTGATAGCGCAGAAGGTGGACTTCGTAATCAGTATTACAAGGATTACGGCATTAGCTTACATCCTGTGGCAAAAAGCAAGAAAGTAGATATGGTTGACTTTGCATGTGATTTGTTAGCGCAAGGTCGTTTTTATTATCTTGATATACAAGAAAATCAAATATTCATCGAAGAGCATCGTAAGTATCAGTGGGATGTTAAAACAGTTAATACAGATAAGCCTGAGGTCATCAAAGAAGACGATCATACGTGTGACGCTTTTCAATATTATGTAAAAGATAATTTACGCAAATTGGGGCTCAAATATTAG
- a CDS encoding DUF2481 family protein, translated as MAVMEITKSKARQREIISYIANNDVELDELLKLQKELNQLMNENTIEKQKTYWTKTFDRIVKKKKRPEITIREFADLRNAGLTCYAIAEHFKVSKAVVFNYTQRNKKEYYQIFDMNEYQKNKEIWND; from the coding sequence ATGGCGGTAATGGAGATAACGAAGAGTAAAGCGAGGCAGCGGGAGATAATTAGTTATATAGCAAATAACGATGTAGAGCTTGACGAATTACTAAAGTTGCAAAAAGAACTCAATCAACTAATGAACGAGAATACAATAGAAAAGCAAAAAACTTACTGGACCAAAACGTTCGATCGAATCGTGAAAAAGAAAAAACGGCCGGAAATTACAATTCGTGAATTCGCTGATTTACGTAATGCAGGACTAACGTGTTACGCAATCGCAGAGCATTTCAAAGTGTCGAAGGCTGTAGTTTTCAATTACACACAAAGAAACAAAAAAGAATACTATCAGATTTTTGACATGAACGAATATCAAAAAAATAAGGAGATATGGAATGATTGA
- a CDS encoding ASCH/PUA domain-containing protein, giving the protein MTKTHELKITPDFFAAVTEGRKTFEIRKNDRDFQVGDILILREWNNEFSGFQIAVEVVYMTDYEQKDGFVVLGIV; this is encoded by the coding sequence ATGACTAAAACACACGAATTAAAAATAACACCCGATTTTTTTGCAGCTGTGACGGAAGGGCGTAAAACCTTCGAAATTAGAAAGAATGACCGTGACTTCCAAGTAGGAGATATTTTGATTTTACGCGAATGGAACAATGAATTTTCAGGCTTTCAGATCGCTGTTGAAGTAGTTTACATGACAGATTATGAGCAAAAAGACGGATTTGTCGTCTTAGGGATTGTATAG